acctacttaataacaATGCCTAGGTACAAGTATATACGTAAAGAATACGTTTATTTGGTATCTCGAGACATCCCGGTACGGTAGGCTGGTACGCAGTGTAGGTATAATCTGATGGACAGACATGGTATGCATTTTtggtacatacgtaggtacctaagtctTGGTATATTcgtattcgcaaaaaaaattatttcattacgAAACGCATTAAAAGCTTAAGTATTAAAATTGCTGTTCACTTTATTGTTCTTCGCTaggtattatatgtatgtagatagTAGGTACacatactaggtacctacctatacctatactttaCTCGGGTATCGCAGTATCGAGTATCGCACCTACATATTTAATCGGCTAAAAgacgtttgaaaattgaaaagtgtattGTGGATCTGCAAACAGGTACACAATTACAATACACATACATTCGGTTTGTAATTTACCTACGGTAAACTTATTCCTTTGGTAATTAAATGCTGATGAACCGATGTTTCTAGTTCGTTATGTTGACTCGTCAATTGTGTGATTCGTTGTAAAACACGTTTGTTCAACTTGAGCAGTTCTCTCGAAAAGAATTCTCGCTGTAAAgagaaattactcgtatatacgagtacaatatacATGTATACCAACTCGTACGTGACAAATTGaaagtaaatgaaaaactgTCATCCGTGAGGGAGTAAAAATTGTCCGaatttaatatacctacctatttagagGTACCTATGacgtacagggtggccagaaatatcgggtacccctaaaaagttttctaactaaatacttcggttggtcacagtgaatgataataatgataacacatgattggttgttggactggagagataacattccaccaatcatatgcatctatttcacgttgccaacctatatttttaatgaaaaactttcttaggggtacccgatatttctggccacgtGGCCACCCTGTAGACATTTCGGTCTAATCtacatcaagtaggtacatacctatacagCACATAGGCGTATGGATATGGAAGGCAGAAAAGCGAGAGATATACACAGATAGATCATACGAAGCTATAGGTAGGGAGTAACATACCACTTAGACCTACCTCTAAAACTTGGGCATTgatgtgatttattttcaacgtttttttaacttttttgattCGATCTTTGACTCTGTTTATTTTACACGACTGTTCATTCACTGTGCGACATATTTGCGCGTAATCTGTTTCTTTTTTCCCTTTGGTATGCTTGAGTTGGCCAAGTTTTGATAACAATTCGATCGATAAAACGGAGTGGTAATGCTgtacaaaaattatattatagTACCCGTAAGCTTATGTAGGTAAAATTAGCACGAAAGCAGGcatatacctagttacctaccgaCCCATTGTCACGACaatcgaaaaacattttttcagtcgatcgaatgaaatttaaaatacgagtatatctaatAATATGCGTACCATACCCAccgaaatttcatttctcgttttttctgccatctgttcaattttttcaagagtctttGACAATCTAATTTTCTGTTGTTTCATATCTTTGTACTTGATTATATCGTTTGCTAAAATGAAATTACCGCATCATCGTATCTGATACCTATACCTTACTCATCAGTAATTTAGGTACCATtaactacatacataattaGGTATAAGTAATCAATACTGACACTGACCATTGTGATCGCCATTTGAAGAGTTTCGTTTGTAAACGTTATTAGAAACATTCAGTAACGTCAACGTGTTTTCCATAGCCTGAATTTCTTTTTCCGCTTTTCGAACCAACACATCCAGTTCGTCACCTTTTTCCAAAAGCGCGCATCTTTCTTTGGTCATCTTTCGAATGCAATCAAAGCATGCGGCGGTGCTCGTTAATTTTTCCGCATAAAATCAATCCGCTTAAGAGTTACCTATACATTGTCTAtaaggtaagtacctacctgaatTTTATAATTGGTCACGTTCAACGGAACGCCGCTATCATCTTTTTTGATACCGTCGACGATTATTTCGTACCTTTTAAAAGAGACGTCGCAATATTAATAGCATAATATAATTAGTACAAGTGCAAATATCTAGATGTAGTCTAATCgagtggaattttgaaaaagcggTTACCTAGGTAAATAATGTGTAAGTATATCTAGGTATCTCAGCAAAGGTACCTGCGGATAAGGCACACCTACCTTTTCATTTGTTGATGAATACGCCTTCTGACTTGTTCGATGTGATGTTTGATGCTAGAGATTTCTTGATTTGTCAATTTCTTactatttctcaaaatatttgaagctgcttgaatttcaaaattgtgttttcgaACAACCTGCGAGGGTAGGTACGCATACGTTTCGATTTACCTTCGTGTAAAACTGACGCGTTCCTGGATGACCATTTACCTAATCACACACTCACCACattgatttctattttttgtttcCGCAAATCCAACATTTTGTCGCCATTTTTGAGCAAAGCAATTTCCAAGCAATCCACCCTGGTTCGACTAACGTTTTCCGAAACTAATTTTTGTCGATTCAGCTCGATCATCGCAATCAACCGTTTTTCATCTGTACATCGCAAAAAATAGAggaaaaaactttcgaaaaaatatatctcATTATACGCGCATATAGACCGTAAAACAATAATATTACTTCCATCCATttgtaaaatacatttttccttATCACTTTGCAGAACCTTTATTTGCTCCGTGCTGCAGGCCATACTTTTTTCCAACGACATTATCTCACGCTGAAATATCACAGATCGTATTTGCTATCAACTCGTACATAagtatacatacctactacctagacctacttaaaTTGCGATTGTGCATTACCTAGCTAGACTTCACGCACCTGAAAGCATTCGAGATCATTAATAACTTGATCGAAGATTTTCAtatgataattgaaaaatgccGTGACATTTGCGAGCTCTTCCTTCTGTTCATTCAccaattgattaattttatcaCCTTTAACGTACTGCATATGTTTTGCAAGCTCAGAGAGTCGATGTTTCTGGAATGAGAAAACAAACCACGAAATCATGATTACAGGACTTGACACAGGAAACGCAGTgataaaaaacagaacattcgtcattttgagtccaaaaaatggcagATTTCCAGTGGAAGGAGGCGTCGTGGCGAccatctgacaccggaaatgaattccccgtcccaaaaaacccctcgaaccagattttcagcttgattggcgacaaaaagttttttttctcaaaaaaatgtatgaacgtacccctttggattttttggatttttttgaatttcaaaaaaatcgagcaaagGGTCGTTTTAGACTGATTTCAGCAAGCCGAGTGCGAATCTgatgtccatttttttcgtagttGTTTCTTTCAGCGAGAAATTGCgaatatttcgccgaatacggacccgattgcaaaacaaacgtcatttttggatttagcgtgctcaaattagtcagaaatcgcgattaaaaatgcaaaatttcacaacttttttcaatctcattttgagtccaaaaatgGCAGATTTCCAGTGGAAGGAGGCGTCGTGGCGAccatctgacaccggaaatgaattccccgtcccaaaaaacccctcgaaccagattttcagcttgattggcgacaaaaagttttttttctcaaaaaaatgtattaacgtacccctttggattttttggatttttttgaatttcaaaaaaatcgagcaaagGGTCGTTTTAGACTAATTTCAGCAAGCCGAGTGCGAATCTgatgtccatttttttcgtagttGTTTCTTTCAGCGAGAAATTGCgaatatttcgccgaatacgggcccgattgcaaaacaaacgtcatttttgaattctgcCTTCTCGAATTATTCAGAAATCGCGATTAAAAGCGCAtaatttgacgttttttttgactttttttttgaactcaaaaaagTGATCTGTCTAAGTTACATGTTAGTATATCTATGCAGTGTACTATtagaatattttattcaacgTTGAAGAATACTATGTAGTAGCCTATCAACTATCAAGTTACCTAccaaatcaagaaaaatatccaTTTGCCTTTCGATTTGTTGTTTGCAACGTTGATTGTCGTTTTCAAGTCCGATTTTCGCACGTCTCAGTTCTTTAATTTCGTAATCAAACGATTTGAGGTTATGATCACAGTCTGTTAATGAAAACCTTTGATTTTGTAGTCGGgcatcaaattttttgcaatttaataATAGTTCAttcgatgtgattttttcatcctAAAACGAAACAGTTGGTGAAATTGATGACGGGTATAACTCTAAGTAAGGTGATGTTGGAGtaggtaggtttaggtacctacttgtaaaacACGAACGAGTTCTTTGGTCCTTTCTTCGACACTGTGATACAGAGCTTTCGTCTGAAGTTGCGTTTTCGTGGCTTGGTCATTTTTAGCGCTCATTTCGCTTACGGTGTTTGTTTTTCGAGCCAGTTTTTCTCTGGTATTAGCGATatgagttctttttttcaatatttccacTTTTAACGAAAACAGACGAATTCTGCAGTCATTGATCTAGCATCAAAAATTACACACGTTAGTATACCTACAGCTTCTGCAATAGCTCCTTTCATTCTTTTAGTTATATACATAAGTCATGCTTAACGCGAATACAATTCTATGTAGCTAACTCACTTTCGACTCGAGATGTTCCAATTGCGTGTTTAAATTTTGTTCGCGCACCGTCTGATGGGCTACTTGGATTTCCTCGCGTCGAATATCGATATTGATTCGAATATTATTACGAATTTGTTCGTCGAGGAAGTGTTTCTTC
This region of Planococcus citri chromosome 5, ihPlaCitr1.1, whole genome shotgun sequence genomic DNA includes:
- the LOC135847580 gene encoding coiled-coil domain-containing protein 39-like translates to MDENIIAILKNFGWTEGFKVPVANEENKILESNAEKIYEKRMRLKFSSKQYEDRLNLVTYYLNNAVEERRHYQEIHSACKEQRTVETSLCKSITAEKQVVRAEKIKILKKKKQLFEDHAGLQLRYEKLNEKVEEMKNSLDWGKELESTWIEFTNSGNERIDLLEKWQLKNISKLEQVETERLKLVTEKDEYEVILRQKCQNILDAECSLKKLTNLQQTLRKERIHLIAQWERLVQVITSRDNEITRLSEEMNTMTEISINLKNKITEKKHFLDEQIRNNIRINIDIRREEIQVAHQTVREQNLNTQLEHLESKINDCRIRLFSLKVEILKKRTHIANTREKLARKTNTVSEMSAKNDQATKTQLQTKALYHSVEERTKELVRVLQDEKITSNELLLNCKKFDARLQNQRFSLTDCDHNLKSFDYEIKELRRAKIGLENDNQRCKQQIERQMDIFLDLKHRLSELAKHMQYVKGDKINQLVNEQKEELANVTAFFNYHMKIFDQVINDLECFQREIMSLEKSMACSTEQIKVLQSDKEKCILQMDGNEKRLIAMIELNRQKLVSENVSRTRVDCLEIALLKNGDKMLDLRKQKIEINVVVRKHNFEIQAASNILRNSKKLTNQEISSIKHHIEQVRRRIHQQMKRYEIIVDGIKKDDSGVPLNVTNYKIQMTKERCALLEKGDELDVLVRKAEKEIQAMENTLTLLNVSNNVYKRNSSNGDHNANDIIKYKDMKQQKIRLSKTLEKIEQMAEKTRNEISHYHSVLSIELLSKLGQLKHTKGKKETDYAQICRTVNEQSCKINRVKDRIKKVKKTLKINHINAQVLEREFFSRELLKLNKRVLQRITQLTSQHNELETSVHQHLITKGISLP